ATTTTGGTTAGTATTGAGATGGGCCAGTTCACACATGTTGCAACTTATGTTAGTAAAGCAGAGCAGACTCCAGATGCTCTGGACCCTGTTGCAATTGCAAAGCTACGGTGTGCGGCTGGGCTAGCTCACCTGGAGAGTAAAAAGTATAAACTTGCTGCTCGCAAGGTTtgttttccattccatttgttcTTCAACCTTTATTAGACATATGGTAAGGTGCTGGTCACGATATAGTTTCTTTAACATGTACAGTATTGCATGATATAGAGGGATTAGCATATTATTGCATATCTATGCAATGCATTATCTTAGTCTCTTTGCTGACATGAGTAGGTATGCTATTATATTCTTAGTCTCTTTGCTGACATGAGTAGGTATGCTATTATATTTTTGATGGACTCATCTATAACCTTTATATATGTTGATCAATAGAATAAGGGAAACATGGTGAGTATATGAGTACGCCATAAACACTGTGCCTATTCCATAATAAAATGACTTTTGTAGCAAATGTCTGCATGGCCTTATCTTTCACTTTACCACCATACCATTCAGTTCATTACCTCTATTTGCAGTTCCTAGAAACAGGTCCAGAATTGGGTAGTACCTATACAGAAGTGATAGCACCTCAAGATGTGGCGACTTATGGTGGATTATGTGCACTTGCCAGCTTCGACAGGGCCGAGTTAAAGGCATGCACCTAACCTTCTTCTGTAATATAAATACGGTTACAGGTTAGAGATCTGAACAGGTTATATTTACCTCTTGATAATTTGTTTTGCAGAGCaaggtgatagataatttcaactTCCGTAATTTCTTGGAGCTAGTACCTGAAGTAAGGGAGATTATTAATGATTTCTACTCGAGGTAAATTTATATGATTTGGGTCTAATCTTTTTGTCTCCACCTTCTTTACTTCTTTAAAGACCTCTTTGACCTTGTGCTGAACTATTGTGAATTGGGATTTTCTCTCAACCACATTTAGTATCAAGTATTAGCCTTACTTGTTTGCTCAAGTAGTTTCTTCAACCTTCTTTGCTTTACATCTTTTACGATCTTGAGTTTTCGTCACTGACATGTTTTCCCTCATTGCAGCCGTTATGCGTCCTGCCTTGAGTTTCTTGAAAATCTCAAAGCCAATCTATTGCTGGACATTCATTTACATGACCATGTCGAGACATTATACAGTCAAATCCGTCACAAAGCTCTCATCCAATATACTCATCCATTTGTGTCTGTTGATCTTCGTATGATGGCTGATGCCTTTAAAACTGATGTTTCTGGGCTAGAGAAAGAACTTGAAGCTTTAATTACTGACAACCAGATTCAGGTATTTTTTCAACTAATAATTCCTGATTCTCTTTGAATCCCAATACATATGCTaaaggtttttattttgttttctttctagAGTTGTTAGTTTTTGAAGCTTTGATTCTCTTCTGCCAGTTTTTTTATCTATATCTCATGCTTCTGCTTGATATATACAGGCCCGCATCGACTCTCACAACAAGATACTATATGCAAGGCACGCTGATCAAAGGAATTCGACTTTCAAAAATGTTTTACAAAGTGGTGACGAATTTGATCGTGATGTAAAATCAATGCTGCTGAGAGCCAACGTTCTGAAGTTTGACACCGGCAGTCATCACAGGCATCCACATCACAGAAAATTTTAAAACTCTTAGTTGCGTTATCTTAGGCATTCTGATATGCTGTACATGGTCGACTTGGCTGGCCTTTTGAGTGGAGCCTCTGgatgttcaaaaccctaacagataGTTAATTGCGTACATTAATCCTTTTGGTATCCTATTGTTGGGATCATGTTTATAGTCGGGTTCTTTGGATTACTGTAAACTATAACTTGTTTTGTTTCACAGTAGAGGTTTCCTTTTTCAAAAAGCACACTTATATTATTACATTAAACTGAGTCCATAGATGAGTGAGGTACTAAGCATGTTAAAGGATCACTGCACCACTCACATAATCTAGAAGAGCAGCTTTGCTGTAGCAATAACTGATTTATTGCATCTTCTGGAGTGTACTGTACAAAGATGCTGTTGGTCGTACCTAATTTCTTGGATAGAGTGGGCTTACCCAAAAAGGTGTAATTCTTCCAGCCTGTGATATAAGCTTGCTCTGCCATCCTTTTAGAGGTTGGTCATGATACGATGTGCAGGTCTTGCATCCCTCTCTCCGGCCACAAGTGTAATATATCAGGTCTTGCATCCCTCTCTCCGACCTCAAGTGTGATATATCAAATTTAGTGGCATGAATTGTTTCCGTTTCTCCGAACCATATAAGCACAGCTAGAGAAGTGGTCCAAAGATTCTAGGCCTCTGGTATAGAAGATGCAAGTAAATTGCAAAACTCTCTAAAAGTTCTTTCTGGTGCATTTTCCTGGAGTTAGCTCCTTACACCGTTATGGTGGCATGTAAAAAAATTTGCGTTCTCCTATTGGTGGACAAAAAAACCACATCCCTTCCAACGATTCCATTACCATGGGTTAGGGAGTACTGCTCAACACGCAAAACTAGAAAAGGAAAGCATGTGAGAGTAGTAGAAGCGATTTAGGGAAGCACTTTTTCACATCCGTGAATTCATCTCCTCTTGCCTCTTGGGCATGTGCGCTGAGTGCTGTTTGGGCCCATTAGTTACTGTAATAACCACATGGCCGGACCGCCGTAGGCACTAGGCAGAGTGGATTTACTCTGACTGctgcttatatatatatacataccacaaacatcaaaaccctaggaaaAAAAAGACCATCTAGATCACATCCAAGATAACCTGCTTACTTCCCTACGTactagaagaagcagcagcagcagcagctatgTCAATTTTCCCGGAAGACAGTCAAATATTTATCTTTCTCAAGTTACCACTGAATTCCATCGCAATATGCAGGTGCGTATGCAAGCTTTGGCACGATGTACTTTCAAAATCTAAATTTATAAAAGATCACCTTGATCATACTACCCGAGGTCATCACCCTAGCCTCGTGTTTAAAGGTATCGATTCAAGTTTTTATTCCATAGACTACGCTTCATCATCAAAACGACGTTATAATGCTGTTCAGCTGGatcatccatctccatatgaGGCAGGTATTCAATTTGGAAGCATTGAATTTGATATCTTGGGTTCTTGTGATAGCTtgattgcttaggtctttataggGCTTCACCTATTGACCTTCAAGGAGATTAATAACATTTGTGTCTGGAACCCTATAACCAGAGAATATAAGAACATTCAAATACGGCCACCATATTATTACCACTCCTTGTTAAACGTAGTTACCTATGGATTTGGTTATGACAGCAGCGTGGATGATTACAAGTTTGTAAGAATTGTCTACCGTGAGAATTGTAATCATTCTCAACTAGAGGTCTATACATTAGGATCGGGTTTATGGAAAACTATTGAAGAAATTCCTTATACGTTCTCTGAGACAACAGATCGTCCTGGTTTGCTTTTGAATGGAGCTTTTCATTGGTTATGCACCGCCGAAAAGACCTCCTCCTCATCTGAAGTTATTGTTAGTTTTGACATTAGCAATGCGAGACTCATTGACGTGTCTATTCCTGAAGAAACTACGAAGCAGGAAAAACTTGTGGGAGTATTGACAGACTACCTTTGTTTACTGAGCAGCACCAGAAGTCGCATTCATGTGTGGGTTATGATGGATTATGGAGTGAAAGATTCGTGGGATAAGCTATTTAACTTTGAATCTTATAATTTAGAGTGGAGTCCGCTATGGATTCAAAATAGTGAAATTTTTATGGCAGCTAAGAACGAATCTTTTTCGTATGATCCGAAGAAAGACATACTTAGATATGCGTTTGTTTTTGCCCCCGCGAAGGATAATCTAAGATTGGAGAAACAGACAACGAGAGTTTTTGTTATTATGTGAAGAGCTTAGTTTCCCTCAAGTCGGGGACTTATGTGCAGAAGAGGATAGTCGAGCGAGATAGGAAGAGGCGTAAGCTAGCATGATTAAGGTAAAAGATTATCATATATATAGGCTTATATGCCTGCAACTATTTAATTCGTAGACAACTGACACTACACCAAATCAAGAATTTGCTCATAGTAAAAAAGcattacaaaaaaaatacaaactaatTTTCTTAACTAAAATAAATAGTTACCGGAATGCAGTTATATAATGTGTGAGAATTTTGGCTAACTCTTTGAATTCATTAGGAAAATTAAGTTGGCTAACACTTTGATTTCATTACAATATCTATGCTAACTATTTACATTTTacacttcatatttattttgtaatGTACATACTATGTTATAAACATTATTACTGTTAAGATTACCAATAAACAGACGACACATGTCTTTTGGTTCGAGAATTTTTCTAACACTATTTTCGTTAGAAAATTTGTTACCTCTGATATGTAACAAATGACACTTTTTCGGTAGTCGGACCTGACATTTCCGATCACCGGCCCTGACATTTCCCGGCAGTCAGACCTGTCATTTCCGATCACCAGGACTGACAGTTACCGTCACCGGACCTAAAAGTTTCCGGTTTAAATTGCTTTTTAATCTAAATATAATCCATAAAAAATTGAAAtcacaaaaataaaagaattgAACACAagaaatatataatatatattatGAAATCAAGAAGCACAGACAGACTTCACATAAAAGTAATTATGCAAAACATCACAGAAAGTGTAACCTAAGAAGTTATACACAAAGTGTGCTCCTCAAAACAAAAAGCAGGATATGTCTCCACTGCACAAAAAGTATAACTCAAGAAGTTTTCATTCCTCCAAAAACTCCACTGCACAAAAAGTAGTAACTCAAGAAGTTTTCATTCACCACCAGACTCCACAAACTCCATACGCGACACAGGCCAAACTACCCATTCTTTTGCAACATAATGTCGCAAATAATAGCAACCATCACCTTGAGGATTGTCAGGTACAGGACAGTCACCATCCTCGATCGTCTCAAGACACACTTTCCTCTCATCTGCATATAACAAGACTCCATTGCAGTACTCTCCTTCTGTGCCATACACAACATGACCTGTGGCAACAGTTTCCCTCTTTCTGTTGAAAAGAAGCACCAACTGATTCCCGTTGGGATTTTCCATACCAGCAGTACCTGGGTTTCTGTTTTGGTCAGGAAATTCAATATTGTTGTGGCCAGCAGAATGTTGGTTTTGTTGCTGCTTTGCCACAACTTGCATCacaacctaataaacaaaacagTTAGTTGCTTTTGTGTCCATCTCCAACAGATAAGAGACTAATGTAAATAAAGTTGTAATATTAACTTTAGATGACTGGTCTAACACTTCTTCTACCACAAGCATCAACAAACAAACAAGACACACACTTTGCTACTGCATATGCATCAATAGAAAAATAGACATCTAAACAAGACTAGTCATTATCAGGTATGAACTTAAACAGGTATTGGATAATGAAAAGCTACAGAAATGCATTGATAACTCAAAAAGGCTCTTTACAAGGCCGTAAATCCCCTAAATAAGAAAGCATCCCCTTTAAAGTTTAAGCACATGCAAAAGTAGAAGAGGCGACTCCGACTTCCAAATAGATTTTTTATAATGCTTCAAAGAAAATCTAATTTTGGTGTCGTGGATCTATTCATCTAGCAGAAAGTCAAGCCTGCTTGCATTACTCACTTGGAAACGGAGgccacaaaaaatatatatatatttgccaTTTGTGTAAACATTCATCTTGCATTTATGTCAAAAGGATATCCCTAAGGAAAGGAAAAATAGGGTAGTGTGATGTGATGTAAATGAAGTTTGGGTTGAAGTTTTGATCTACTATTATAATgttatttttttctgattttctCGGTCCATCCAATCtagttccaattttttttttcctcctaTAGTCTCATGCATCCAATTCTTGTGAAATTGAATTTGTTCAATGTACCTCAACCAAAAATGGCAAACCCTTTAAGACATGATTACAGTACTATGTACCGCGATAAAAAGAATAACACAATTATAGCATGCAAAGAAAATGTAACACAAACCAAGCAGAAAAAAGACTAGTAATGCCATAACGCAAAAAGCACCATTTATATGGGCTGATATcatttcatataggacaaaaagatTTTAAACGATCCTGATCGTTGGATTGACTAAATGGTATCAGCTGGTATAATAAGAGGAGATAGAAATTATTTATATGGGCTGATACCATTTCATATAAGACAAAAAGATCTTAAAAATCCTGATCGTTGGATTGACTAAATGTATCATCTGGTATAATAAGAGGGGATATAAATCAATAGTAATGCTGGCTTCAATCCATATAAATACATTTTTCTTTTGACCAGAATCCGGATTCTATTCTTATTCTTTTAATGGGCCTGTACATTGGGGTAGTGCTATTTAGGCCCATTAGTATAATAAGCCTGTACACGACCGGAGGCCGGAGGGAGCTAGCTGCGCATATACATGCATCTCCTACAACAACCCTACTAACAATAAAGATTATCTGGATCATATTTATATATCTAAGCTTACTTCCCTACGTACAAGAAAGAAACATCATCAAGCCTCCCGGAAGACATTCTAATGGATATCAAGTTACCAGTGGAATCAATCTTAAATTGTAGGTGTGTATGCAATCCCTGGCGTAATttaatttttaactctaaatttacTAAACATCACCTCAATATTACTACCAGAGATCATCACCCCAACCTCGTGTTTAAAGATACAGAATCAAGTGTTTATTCCATAGATAATGCTTCATTATCAGCTCGACTTTATAATGCCGTTCAGCTGGATTATCCATCTGTATCAGAGGGAGGTATTAGTATGTTATCTATTATCTTGGGTTCTTGCAATGGCTTGATTTGCTTAGGTATATATAAGGAAAATCAATCGAGCAAAAACTATATATAATAGTGCAAGTATCCATGCCACACGTTACAATGATCGAGGAGATTAATAGTATTTGTGTTTGGAACCCGACAACTAGAGAATATAAGAAAATTCCAATACGTCCCGTAAAATTTTTACTACTCCAAATACAAAGTAATTAACTACGGATCTGGCTACGATAGTATCGCGGATGATTACAAGTTTGTAAGAATTGTCCACCGTAAGGGATATAATTATTCTCAACTAGAGATCTATACATTAGGATCGGGTCTATGGAAAACTATTAAAAGAATCCCTGTTGTGTTACCACAACAACTTAATTCACAATAAAAAATAGGGTTTATTCTTAAATCACAAGGATAAGAGCCTGGGCGAAACGATAAAATGATGAAGAACACAGAGATACTGAAAATGGTTGATTATTCATTAACTCCACCAACCGCCTCTCTTACAGGTTTATAGTAACAAACCGTATTTGGTAAAGATGACTAATCCAGACAGTACACCTGTCTGCATCTAATCGGTAGCTCATAACTCATTAAGACACCCAACGATTACTAACGgctaacacaataaatacaaccCATACACAGATGCATGTAAGACTATTACTAAGGGAACTCAGGCACATAACAATGCCACCCTCTCTGgaaaatccttgtcctcaaggattaaAATCAGGAAAATGTGCATGGACATTTGCAGAGTCTTCACAAGTAGCATTTTCTGCAGAAGCATTAGTCATTTAGTCCATTGAATGAGCATCTGATCAATCTGTCGACCTGCTATGGACATAGTTCTGGTATCCAAAATGGCAGTTGGGTGGAGAACAATGTGACCCTCATGATCAACAACTGGGAGAGAAGGAGATGGAGTGTGAAGAGTACCAATCTTCTTTTTGAGTTGAGAGACATGGAAAACAGGGTGGATCCTTGAGCTGAGAGGTAATTGCAGCTTGTAAGCAACAACTCCAATCTTCGGAAGAACTGTGAATGAGCCATAGTATTTAGCAGAGAGTTTGTCATTTTTTCTCAGGGCAA
The nucleotide sequence above comes from Papaver somniferum cultivar HN1 chromosome 8, ASM357369v1, whole genome shotgun sequence. Encoded proteins:
- the LOC113305192 gene encoding F-box/kelch-repeat protein At3g06240-like; the protein is MQVRMQALARYYASSSKRRYNAVQLDHPSPYEAVTYGFGYDSSVDDYKFVRIVYRENCNHSQLEVYTLGSGLWKTIEEIPYTFSETTDRPGLLLNGAFHWLCTAEKTSSSSEVIVSFDISNARLIDVSIPEETTKQEKLVGVLTDYLCLLSSTRSRIHVWVMMDYGVKDSWDKLFNFESYNLEWSPLWIQNSEIFMAAKNESFSYDPKKDILRYAFVFAPAKDNLRLEKQTTRVFVIM
- the LOC113304413 gene encoding COP9 signalosome complex subunit 1-like, with protein sequence MEGDDETTSVTMIDDEIYSNGGGEDKRSKPNLSSELLDVEVYAGLYSGRTKITRLMFVADRCGNQVMKLDALRMAYDEIKKGENTNLFKEVVEKIDGKLGSEYCLDQIWVDSVDRKAEVRKEKLESELNAYRTNLIKESIRMGYNDFGDFYYSHGHLGDAFKNYARTRDYCTTSKHILQMCLNAILVSIEMGQFTHVATYVSKAEQTPDALDPVAIAKLRCAAGLAHLESKKYKLAARKFLETGPELGSTYTEVIAPQDVATYGGLCALASFDRAELKSKVIDNFNFRNFLELVPEVREIINDFYSSRYASCLEFLENLKANLLLDIHLHDHVETLYSQIRHKALIQYTHPFVSVDLRMMADAFKTDVSGLEKELEALITDNQIQARIDSHNKILYARHADQRNSTFKNVLQSGDEFDRDVKSMLLRANVLKFDTGSHHRHPHHRKF